Proteins encoded by one window of Pseudomonas sp. LS44:
- a CDS encoding PilT/PilU family type 4a pilus ATPase, translating into MDLSAMLKILSSQDGSDLYLSTGAPPCAKFNGVLRALAAEPLKPGEVAAIAASVMDAEQKAEFERELEMNLATSVPGVGRFRINIFKQRNEVSIVARNIKLDIPKFEDLKLPEVLLKTVMEKRGLVLFVGGTGSGKSTSLAALIDYRNRNSGGHIITIEDPVEYVHRHKKSIINQREVGVDTRSFHAALKNTLRQAPDVILIGEIRDRETMEHALAFADTGHLAISTLHANNANQALDRIINFFPEERRPQLLNDLGNNLKAFVSQRLVKTTDGKRRAAVEVLLGTPTIRDLIKRNEFSEIKEIMEKSKNLGMQTFDQALIDLVNEGVIDEDEAVKNADSANNVRLKLKLYRETPAAPAAQSVVSTAPVATTAKAIESGDWSMELKLEDIEEEQLPEDPGRRGI; encoded by the coding sequence ATGGATCTCTCTGCAATGCTCAAAATCCTGTCTAGTCAGGATGGCTCCGATCTCTACCTGTCCACCGGTGCACCACCTTGTGCGAAGTTCAACGGCGTGTTGCGCGCGCTGGCGGCCGAGCCGCTCAAGCCGGGCGAGGTGGCCGCCATTGCGGCGAGTGTGATGGATGCCGAGCAGAAGGCTGAATTCGAGCGCGAGCTGGAGATGAATCTGGCCACCTCGGTACCGGGGGTCGGGCGCTTCCGCATCAACATCTTCAAACAGCGCAACGAAGTCTCCATCGTCGCGCGCAACATCAAGCTGGACATCCCCAAGTTCGAAGACCTCAAGCTGCCCGAGGTGCTGCTCAAGACCGTGATGGAGAAGCGCGGTCTGGTGCTGTTCGTCGGTGGCACCGGCTCGGGCAAGTCCACCTCGCTGGCGGCGCTGATCGACTACCGCAACCGCAACAGCGGCGGCCACATCATCACCATCGAAGACCCGGTGGAATACGTGCATCGGCACAAGAAGTCGATCATCAACCAGCGCGAAGTCGGCGTGGACACCCGCAGCTTCCACGCGGCGCTGAAGAACACCCTGCGCCAGGCCCCGGACGTGATCCTGATCGGCGAGATTCGCGACCGCGAGACCATGGAGCACGCGCTGGCCTTTGCCGACACCGGCCACCTGGCGATCTCCACCCTGCACGCCAATAACGCCAACCAGGCGCTCGACCGCATCATCAACTTCTTCCCCGAGGAGCGCCGCCCGCAGCTGCTCAACGACCTGGGCAACAACCTCAAGGCCTTCGTCTCCCAACGCCTGGTCAAGACCACCGACGGCAAGCGCCGCGCGGCGGTGGAAGTGCTGCTCGGTACGCCGACCATCCGCGACCTGATCAAGCGCAACGAGTTCTCCGAGATCAAGGAGATCATGGAAAAGTCGAAGAACCTCGGCATGCAGACCTTCGACCAGGCGCTGATCGACCTCGTCAACGAGGGTGTGATCGACGAAGACGAGGCGGTGAAGAACGCCGACTCGGCCAACAACGTGCGCCTCAAGCTCAAGCTCTACCGCGAAACCCCGGCTGCACCGGCCGCCCAGTCCGTCGTGTCGACGGCCCCGGTCGCGACCACCGCGAAGGCGATCGAGTCGGGCGACTGGAGCATGGAGCTCAAGCTCGAGGACATCGAGGAAGAGCAGCTACCCGAAGATCCGGGGCGCCGCGGTATCTGA
- a CDS encoding DJ-1/PfpI family protein translates to MRIAILTFDGFNELDSFVAAGLLNRLRSQGWCAEITCPTAQVISMNGVIVHAQQPLEFANQADVVLFGSGIKTREIAQSPAILDRLRLDPQGQLIGAQCSGTLLMAKLGLLGDLPACTDLTTKPWVIEAGVRVLDQPFYASGNLATAGGCLSAPYLAAWVIAKLAGEGACAEALHYVAPVGEKDAFVARASGVVRPYL, encoded by the coding sequence ATGCGCATCGCCATCCTCACCTTTGACGGCTTCAACGAGCTCGACTCCTTCGTCGCCGCCGGCCTGCTCAATCGCCTGCGCAGCCAGGGTTGGTGCGCGGAGATCACCTGCCCGACGGCGCAGGTGATCTCGATGAACGGCGTGATCGTGCATGCCCAGCAGCCGCTGGAGTTTGCCAACCAGGCTGATGTGGTGCTGTTTGGAAGCGGCATCAAGACCCGCGAGATCGCCCAGTCGCCGGCGATTCTCGACCGCTTGCGCCTCGACCCGCAGGGCCAGCTGATCGGCGCACAGTGCTCCGGCACACTGCTGATGGCCAAGCTCGGCCTGCTCGGCGACCTGCCGGCCTGCACCGACCTGACCACCAAGCCCTGGGTCATCGAAGCCGGCGTGCGCGTGCTCGATCAACCGTTCTACGCCAGCGGCAACCTGGCCACCGCCGGCGGCTGCCTGTCGGCGCCCTACCTGGCCGCCTGGGTGATCGCCAAACTGGCCGGCGAGGGCGCCTGCGCCGAGGCGCTGCACTACGTGGCGCCGGTGGGCGAGAAAGACGCCTTCGTGGCCAGGGCGTCGGGCGTGGTGAGGCCGTATCTGTAG
- a CDS encoding GFA family protein — protein MSDSFKAVGGCRCDTNPVRYEYTARPAEVHYCLCTDCTDICGGAMAIIAVVDKQSFRITENADKLRTFHSKPTCHRHFCSACGCHLYVHVDAFADFELVHVPTLDRDQDAGGKPDRWVFVRSKHPLLTLPDDGLPRHQGWANSGAPVAA, from the coding sequence ATGAGTGATTCATTCAAAGCGGTAGGAGGGTGCCGCTGTGATACCAACCCCGTTCGCTACGAGTACACCGCCCGACCCGCCGAGGTGCATTACTGCCTCTGCACGGATTGCACCGACATCTGCGGCGGGGCCATGGCGATCATCGCCGTGGTCGACAAACAGTCCTTCCGCATTACGGAGAATGCGGACAAGTTGCGCACCTTTCACTCCAAACCCACCTGCCATCGGCACTTCTGCAGCGCATGCGGCTGCCATCTGTACGTGCATGTGGATGCCTTCGCGGATTTCGAACTGGTGCACGTACCGACCCTCGACCGCGATCAGGACGCGGGCGGCAAGCCCGACCGCTGGGTGTTCGTGCGCTCCAAACACCCCCTGCTGACCCTGCCCGACGATGGCCTGCCCCGGCATCAGGGCTGGGCCAATAGTGGTGCGCCGGTAGCGGCTTGA
- a CDS encoding transposase produces the protein MVTHLRRPAFLDFDCARQLVHEMRLCAEDGLADSLAWVIMPDHLHWLLTLRQGSLAQLMKRLKARNTQAINRRSDISGSLWHPNYHDRAVRHDDDIQAMASYVVANPLRTGLVKRLGDYPLWDAMWL, from the coding sequence ATGGTTACCCACCTGCGTCGGCCTGCTTTTCTTGATTTCGACTGCGCGCGTCAACTGGTCCACGAAATGCGGCTCTGCGCGGAGGACGGCCTTGCAGACTCCCTCGCCTGGGTCATCATGCCGGATCATCTGCATTGGTTACTGACACTCAGGCAAGGCAGCCTTGCCCAGTTGATGAAGCGCCTGAAAGCACGCAACACCCAAGCAATCAATCGGCGATCAGACATCAGTGGGAGTCTTTGGCATCCCAACTACCACGACCGCGCGGTGCGCCATGACGACGACATCCAAGCCATGGCCAGCTATGTGGTTGCCAACCCACTTCGAACTGGGTTGGTAAAACGCCTTGGCGACTACCCGCTTTGGGATGCCATGTGGCTATGA
- a CDS encoding acetoacetate--CoA ligase — protein MSQPLWTPSAERIAATRMDAFRHFVNQRHALGLADYPALHAWSVAQREAFWQAIVDFFEVRFSSAPSAVLEEGPAMPSAHWFPGATLNFAEHLLRRRDAHPALVAIGEDGSREQLTYAELAAQVAGLQQSLRNAGVGIGDRVAAFMPNTWQTMVGMLATASLGATWSSCSPDFGTQGVIDRFGQIEPKVLIAAAGYRYAGKNLDLTAKLNEILERLPSLQQLVVVPYSHADAKPADYATAAKVALWNDFYQPGGEPQFTPVTFEQPLYILYSSGTTGVPKCIVHGVGGTLLQHVKEHGLHTDLGADDTLFYYTTCGWMMWNWLVSGLALGATLVLFDGSPFHPGAKRLIDLIDAENISIFGTSAKYLAALEKAGVLPNQSHNLQRLKAILSTGSPLAHESFDYVYRAFKADLCLSSISGGTDIVSCFALGNPVLPVRRGELQCKGLGMDVQVWNDAGQPVIGEKGELVCARHFPSMPVAFWNDPQGEKFHAAYFDTFPGVWAHGDYAEETAHGGLVIHGRSDAVLNPGGVRIGTAEIYRQVEKVEEVLESIAIGQDWHGDVRVVLFVRLRDGVALTVELQKQIRQIIRANTTPRHVPEKIIAVADIPRTISGKIVELAVRNVVHGQPVKNTDALANPQALELFSDLPQLKD, from the coding sequence ATGTCTCAACCGCTCTGGACCCCATCCGCCGAACGCATCGCCGCCACCCGCATGGATGCGTTCCGCCACTTCGTCAATCAGCGTCACGCCCTGGGCTTGGCCGACTACCCGGCCCTGCATGCCTGGAGCGTGGCGCAACGCGAAGCCTTCTGGCAGGCCATCGTCGACTTCTTCGAGGTTCGCTTCAGTAGCGCGCCCAGCGCGGTGCTCGAGGAAGGACCGGCGATGCCCAGCGCCCACTGGTTCCCTGGCGCCACGCTGAACTTCGCCGAGCACCTGCTGCGCCGCCGCGACGCGCATCCGGCGCTGGTCGCCATCGGCGAGGACGGCTCGCGTGAGCAGCTGACCTATGCCGAACTGGCCGCGCAGGTCGCCGGCCTGCAGCAGAGCCTGCGCAATGCCGGTGTGGGCATCGGCGACCGCGTCGCGGCCTTCATGCCCAATACCTGGCAGACCATGGTCGGCATGCTCGCCACCGCCAGCCTCGGCGCCACCTGGTCGAGCTGCTCGCCGGACTTCGGTACCCAGGGGGTGATCGACCGCTTCGGCCAGATCGAGCCCAAGGTGCTGATCGCCGCCGCCGGCTACCGCTACGCCGGCAAGAACCTCGACCTGACCGCCAAGCTCAACGAAATCCTCGAACGCCTGCCCAGCCTGCAACAGCTGGTGGTGGTGCCCTACTCCCACGCCGACGCCAAGCCTGCGGACTACGCGACTGCGGCCAAGGTCGCGCTGTGGAACGACTTCTACCAGCCCGGCGGCGAGCCGCAGTTCACGCCGGTGACCTTCGAGCAGCCGCTGTACATCCTCTACTCCAGCGGCACCACCGGCGTGCCCAAGTGCATCGTCCACGGCGTCGGCGGCACCCTGCTGCAGCACGTCAAGGAGCACGGCCTGCACACCGACCTCGGCGCAGACGACACCCTGTTCTACTACACCACCTGCGGCTGGATGATGTGGAACTGGCTGGTGTCTGGCCTAGCCCTGGGCGCCACCCTGGTGCTGTTCGACGGCTCGCCGTTCCATCCCGGCGCCAAGCGGCTGATCGACCTGATCGATGCGGAGAACATCAGCATCTTCGGCACCAGCGCCAAGTACCTCGCCGCACTGGAGAAGGCCGGCGTGCTGCCCAATCAGAGCCACAACTTGCAACGTTTGAAGGCCATCCTTTCCACCGGCTCGCCGCTGGCTCACGAGAGCTTCGATTACGTCTACCGCGCGTTCAAGGCGGACTTGTGCCTGTCCTCGATCTCCGGCGGCACCGACATCGTCTCCTGCTTCGCCCTTGGCAACCCGGTGCTGCCGGTGCGGCGCGGCGAGCTGCAGTGCAAGGGCCTGGGTATGGACGTGCAGGTCTGGAACGACGCCGGCCAGCCGGTCATCGGCGAGAAAGGCGAACTGGTCTGCGCCCGGCATTTCCCGTCGATGCCGGTGGCTTTCTGGAACGATCCGCAGGGCGAGAAATTCCACGCCGCCTACTTCGACACCTTCCCCGGCGTCTGGGCCCACGGTGACTACGCCGAGGAAACCGCGCACGGCGGCCTGGTCATCCACGGCCGTTCGGATGCGGTACTCAACCCCGGCGGCGTGCGCATCGGCACCGCCGAGATCTACCGCCAGGTGGAGAAGGTCGAGGAGGTGCTGGAGTCCATCGCCATCGGCCAGGACTGGCACGGCGATGTGCGGGTGGTGCTGTTCGTGCGCCTGCGTGACGGAGTGGCGCTGACCGTCGAGCTGCAAAAGCAGATCCGCCAGATCATCCGCGCCAACACCACGCCACGGCACGTGCCGGAGAAGATCATCGCGGTCGCCGACATCCCTCGCACCATCAGCGGCAAGATCGTCGAACTGGCGGTGCGCAACGTGGTGCACGGCCAACCGGTGAAGAACACCGATGCCCTGGCCAACCCGCAGGCGCTGGAGTTGTTCAGCGACCTACCGCAGCTCAAGGACTGA
- a CDS encoding 3-hydroxybutyrate dehydrogenase → MNLQGKTALVTGSTSGIGLGIAERLAASGADVLLNGFGEVEAALAAVAKHGGKVGHHPADMASPEQIGEMLTYAEREFGGIDILVNNAGIQHVAPVEEFPIECWDAIIAINLSSVFHTTRLALPGMRQRGWGRIVNIASVHGLAASAQKAAYVAAKHGVVGLTKVVALETAQSAITCNAICPGWVLTPLVQRQIDSRAEAAGSVEQARHDLLAEKQPSREFVTPEQLGELVLFLCSEAASQVRGAAWNVDGGWLAQ, encoded by the coding sequence ATGAACCTGCAAGGCAAGACCGCACTGGTCACCGGTTCCACCAGTGGCATCGGCCTCGGCATCGCCGAGCGCCTGGCCGCTTCCGGCGCCGATGTACTGCTCAACGGCTTCGGCGAGGTCGAGGCCGCGCTTGCCGCCGTCGCCAAGCACGGCGGCAAGGTCGGCCATCATCCGGCGGACATGGCCAGCCCGGAACAGATCGGCGAGATGCTCACCTACGCCGAACGCGAATTCGGCGGCATCGACATCCTAGTCAACAACGCCGGCATCCAGCACGTCGCGCCGGTCGAGGAATTCCCGATCGAGTGCTGGGACGCAATCATCGCCATCAACCTGTCTTCGGTATTCCACACCACCCGCCTGGCGCTGCCGGGCATGCGTCAACGTGGCTGGGGGCGGATCGTCAATATCGCCTCGGTGCACGGCCTGGCCGCCTCGGCGCAGAAGGCCGCCTACGTGGCCGCCAAACACGGCGTCGTCGGCCTGACCAAGGTGGTGGCGCTGGAAACCGCGCAGAGCGCCATCACCTGTAACGCCATCTGCCCCGGCTGGGTGCTGACCCCGCTGGTCCAGCGGCAGATCGACAGCCGCGCCGAGGCTGCCGGCAGCGTCGAGCAGGCGCGTCACGACCTGCTGGCGGAGAAACAGCCATCGCGCGAGTTCGTCACCCCCGAGCAACTCGGCGAGCTGGTGCTGTTCCTCTGCAGCGAAGCCGCCAGCCAGGTGCGTGGCGCCGCCTGGAACGTGGACGGCGGCTGGTTGGCGCAGTGA
- a CDS encoding hydroxymethylglutaryl-CoA lyase yields the protein MNLPQHVRLVEVGPRDGLQNEKQPISVADKVRLVDDLSAAGLSYIEVGSFVSPKWVPQMAGSAEVFAQIARKPGVTYAALAPNLRGFEAALESQVEEVAVFAAASEAFSQMNINCSIAESLERFVPVLDAAKQRGVRVRGYVSCVLGCPYEGDVSPEQVASVARELFAMGCYEVSLGDTIGVGTAGATRRMFEVVGRDVPRDKLAGHFHDTYGQAVANVYASLLEGISVFDSSVAGLGGCPYAKGATGNVASEDVLYLLNGLGIDTGIDLDKLIAAGQRICQVLGRDNGSRVARARNL from the coding sequence ATGAACCTACCCCAACACGTCCGCCTGGTCGAAGTCGGCCCGCGTGACGGTCTGCAGAACGAGAAGCAGCCGATCAGCGTGGCGGACAAGGTGCGTCTGGTCGACGACCTGAGCGCCGCCGGCCTGAGCTATATCGAGGTCGGCAGCTTCGTCTCGCCCAAGTGGGTGCCGCAGATGGCCGGCAGCGCCGAGGTGTTCGCCCAGATCGCGCGCAAGCCGGGCGTCACCTATGCCGCGCTGGCGCCGAACCTGAGAGGCTTCGAGGCGGCGCTGGAGTCGCAGGTCGAGGAAGTCGCGGTGTTCGCCGCCGCCTCCGAGGCCTTCTCGCAGATGAACATCAACTGCTCGATTGCCGAGAGCCTGGAGCGCTTCGTGCCGGTGCTAGACGCCGCCAAGCAGCGCGGCGTGCGCGTGCGCGGCTATGTGTCCTGCGTACTCGGCTGCCCCTACGAGGGCGACGTGTCGCCCGAACAGGTCGCCAGTGTGGCCCGCGAGTTGTTCGCCATGGGCTGCTACGAAGTGTCCCTGGGCGACACCATCGGCGTCGGCACCGCCGGCGCGACTAGGCGCATGTTCGAGGTGGTCGGCCGCGACGTGCCGCGCGACAAGCTCGCCGGGCACTTCCATGACACCTATGGCCAGGCTGTAGCCAACGTCTACGCCAGTCTGCTCGAAGGCATCAGCGTGTTCGACAGCTCGGTCGCCGGCCTCGGTGGCTGCCCCTACGCCAAGGGCGCCACCGGCAACGTGGCGAGCGAGGACGTGCTCTACCTGCTCAACGGTCTGGGCATCGACACCGGCATCGATCTCGACAAGCTGATCGCCGCCGGCCAGCGCATCTGCCAGGTGCTCGGTCGTGACAACGGCTCGCGGGTCGCGCGGGCCCGCAACCTGTAG
- a CDS encoding acetyl/propionyl/methylcrotonyl-CoA carboxylase subunit alpha, whose translation MITTLLVANRGEIACRVMRTAKALGLKTVAVHSAVDRDARHVREADMAVDLGGAKPADSYLLIDKLIAAAEASGAQAIHPGYGFLSENAGFARAIEAAGLIFLGPPASAIDAMGSKSAAKALMEDAGVPLVPGYHGEAQDVETFRAASAGIGYPVLLKAAAGGGGKGMKVVERESELGEALASAQREAQAAFGDSRMLVEKYVLKPRHVEIQVFADQHGNCLYLNERDCSIQRRHQKVVEEAPAPGLSAELRQAMGEAAVKAAQSIGYVGAGTVEFLLDARGDFFFMEMNTRLQVEHPVTEAITGLDLVAWQIRVARGEELPISQAQVPLIGHAIEVRLYAEDPDNDFLPAAGTLALYRETAAGPGRRVDSGVAEGDVVSPFYDPMLGKLIAWGESREEARQRLLAMLDDTLVGGVKTNLAFLRRVLAHPAFAAAELDTGFIPRHQDVLLPAPGALPEAFWQAAADAFIQSEASQVRGDDPHSPWNARSGWRAGVATETELHLVCGSDNCKVRPTGGAQLQDEALSCTSELARDQSIASKLAPTTTSLQRRLHAIRQGDTLYLEWNGELHSVTRFDPIAAVEASHSHHAGLTAPMNGSIVRVLVAAGQAVEAGTALVVLEAMKMEHTIRAPHAGVVKALYCTEGDMVGEGAALVELEQLATGGGDFGG comes from the coding sequence GGCCTGAAGACCGTGGCCGTGCACAGCGCGGTCGACCGCGACGCCCGCCACGTGCGCGAGGCGGATATGGCCGTCGACCTCGGCGGCGCCAAACCGGCCGACAGCTACCTGCTCATCGACAAGCTGATCGCCGCGGCCGAGGCCAGCGGCGCCCAAGCCATTCACCCAGGCTACGGCTTCCTCTCCGAGAACGCCGGCTTCGCCCGCGCCATCGAGGCCGCCGGGCTGATCTTCCTCGGCCCGCCCGCCTCGGCCATCGATGCCATGGGCAGCAAGTCCGCCGCCAAGGCGCTGATGGAAGATGCCGGCGTGCCCCTGGTGCCCGGCTACCACGGCGAAGCGCAGGATGTGGAAACCTTCCGCGCCGCGTCCGCGGGCATCGGCTACCCGGTGCTGCTCAAAGCTGCCGCCGGTGGTGGCGGCAAGGGCATGAAGGTGGTTGAACGCGAGAGCGAGTTGGGCGAAGCCCTGGCCTCGGCCCAGCGCGAGGCGCAGGCGGCGTTCGGCGACTCGCGCATGCTGGTGGAAAAGTACGTGCTCAAGCCGCGCCATGTGGAAATCCAGGTGTTCGCCGACCAGCACGGCAACTGCCTGTACCTCAACGAACGCGACTGCTCGATCCAGCGCCGCCACCAGAAGGTGGTCGAGGAAGCGCCAGCGCCGGGTCTCAGCGCCGAACTGCGCCAGGCCATGGGCGAAGCCGCAGTGAAGGCGGCGCAATCCATCGGCTATGTCGGCGCCGGCACCGTGGAGTTTCTCCTCGACGCGCGTGGCGACTTCTTCTTTATGGAGATGAATACCCGCCTGCAGGTCGAGCATCCGGTCACCGAAGCCATCACCGGCCTCGACCTGGTCGCCTGGCAGATCCGTGTCGCCCGTGGCGAAGAGCTGCCGATCAGCCAGGCGCAGGTGCCACTGATCGGCCACGCCATCGAAGTGCGCCTGTACGCCGAAGACCCGGACAACGACTTCCTCCCGGCCGCCGGCACCCTCGCTCTGTATCGCGAAACGGCCGCCGGCCCGGGCCGCCGAGTGGACAGCGGCGTCGCCGAAGGCGATGTGGTCTCGCCGTTCTACGACCCGATGCTCGGCAAGCTGATCGCCTGGGGCGAGAGTCGCGAGGAAGCCCGCCAGCGCCTCTTGGCCATGCTCGACGACACCCTGGTCGGCGGGGTGAAGACCAACCTGGCCTTCCTGCGTCGCGTGCTGGCCCATCCGGCCTTCGCCGCCGCCGAGCTGGACACCGGCTTCATCCCCCGTCACCAGGATGTCCTGCTACCGGCTCCGGGCGCACTGCCGGAGGCGTTCTGGCAGGCTGCCGCCGATGCCTTTATCCAGAGCGAAGCCAGCCAGGTGCGCGGCGACGATCCACACTCGCCGTGGAACGCCCGCAGCGGCTGGCGTGCCGGGGTGGCGACGGAGACCGAGCTGCATCTGGTCTGCGGCAGCGACAATTGCAAGGTCCGCCCCACGGGCGGCGCGCAGCTCCAGGACGAAGCGCTCTCCTGTACGAGCGAGCTTGCTCGCGATCAAAGCATCGCCAGCAAGCTGGCTCCTACAACAACATCGCTGCAACGCCGCCTGCACGCCATCCGCCAGGGCGATACCCTGTATCTCGAGTGGAACGGCGAGCTGCATAGTGTCACCCGCTTCGACCCGATTGCCGCCGTGGAAGCCAGCCACAGCCACCACGCCGGCCTCACCGCCCCCATGAACGGCAGCATCGTCCGCGTGCTGGTGGCAGCCGGCCAAGCGGTCGAGGCCGGCACCGCCCTGGTGGTGCTGGAGGCGATGAAGATGGAGCACACCATCCGCGCGCCGCATGCCGGGGTGGTCAAGGCGCTGTACTGCACAGAGGGCGACATGGTCGGCGAAGGGGCGGCATTGGTGGAGCTGGAGCAACTGGCCACCGGCGGCGGCGATTTCGGTGGATAG